A window of Eriocheir sinensis breed Jianghai 21 chromosome 39, ASM2467909v1, whole genome shotgun sequence genomic DNA:
TGAACGCCTAAATCACATCTTGTTTGCTAcgatttattttatctattattatcatACGGCGTCTTttcttataagaacataagaatgcaaggagtccgcaagaggctggttggcttacacaaggcaactcctgtaatcctaaccccaccttaccttcctatccatgaatttatctaacctcttcttgaatgtatctatggtattggcacccacaacatgactgccaagtctattccatttatccaccactctattgataaaccaattcttgccgatgtctttgttgaatctgaattcatctaacttaaatccattgctacgtgtcctacctggttctttaatAACCAAAACTTTATTGACctcccctttattaaagtccttcatccatttataaacctctatcaggTCTCcgcgcaaccttcgcctttctagagagtgtagatttaaatgcttcagtctgtccacatacggcaagtttctcacccctgaatcatctttgtcatcttcctctgtacagattctaacatcttgatatccattctaaaaCTAAACCGCATTCCAAAACtaaaccgcataatcgagatgacgtctaactagtgctaagtaaagtttgaggatgacttaagCGCTCCTAtttcttacgctccttgagatgaaacccagtactctgttcgctcgatttttagcctgaatgcattgagccctaggacggaggtcaccGCTCGCAAAGACTCcaaagtctctctcacacccagacctgcttagaggagtgtcatctgatgacacacacacacacacacacacacacacacacacacacacacacacacacacacacacacacacacttccaatgCTTCACCTTCAATCTATGACCTCACGTTCCTTTTAAACGCTCACCGTCATCGTAGTGTCCTGGCCGCCTCCACCCTTCTGATCACCACAAGGTATACAcgcaacaccgccgggcacacacacacacacacacacacgtacacacagtcgCAGTCACTCAAGGAACCACCCTACCGCTGGGACGACGCGCGCCGCTCTGAGCCAGGCATGGATGACGTCACGGCCCCGATACCTCGCTGTTCATGTTTTAAGGGTTCGTTCACACTACAGGCagagcagagcagggcagagcagggcagagcagagcagagcagagcagagcggcGCAGTTAGGTGTTCACATATAAGCAGAGCAGGGCGACCTGCACAAGGATCATTCGCAGGCAACAGCCCGATAAACTCCTCGGTGTTTATCTTGAAGGATGATGAAAAATGTAACGATTTACAAAGGAACATGAAATTTCGTTGTTAAAGCCAAGTCCCATGGCTGCGTGGGTCACTGATGATTGGGTACTGGATCAGAATATCACCAAATTAGCTTTTCTAAACATATGGCTATTATATATCATTAAAGTGTACCTCAACTATGCACAATCTGGTCAATTTTTGTAATTTTGGCTTCAGCCTAAAAATTCACCTATGCAGATAGCTTCTTGGCCATGTTGATTGAAGGGTGGAGCCGTGGAGGACGCTAGCTGCGAGCAGCAAAAAATTAATGCCGCTACTAACcgtctgccctgccctgccctgccctgctctgccctgccccgccccgccctgcttgtagtgtgaacgagCCCTAATAGTGTACAGCGGCTATGCTCCGATCCCATTGGTCGAGATGAGGCAATAATTCAACACGTCGCGCCCTTGGGTGTGAGTAAAGGGCATTGTTTGTGTAGTTTTTCGGGGAATGTTGAGGTTACTCCGCCCTAAGTGACGATATCAGTCACTGAGGCGTATCACACATATTTATCGTAAACATCTGAACTTCATCAATCCAATCAAACTTAATCGAACATAACctgaaataataaacaaaaaaactgaTGAGGATTTCAAAAACTTTCAAACCTCAGATTACAGTAATGAAGCTCTTTGCAGTTGGGACGATCCTCTTGGTGCTGGGGACATTTGGTGaacgaaatggagagagagagagagagagagagagagagagagagagagagaggggggggggggggaaagggaggcaatgatgagcgggaaggaaggggaaacggaGGAGTTCCAAGTGATGTGACGTTAAACATCCTTGTAACGGACCCCTGAGCCTCGCAtcctccctaacacacacacacacacacacacacacacacacacacacaccagactttacatcccaattcctcgccgtcgtgtgtgtgttcctgtaacggaggaagacccgagaggattattttccatgcccggtctgtgttccggaggccattctgttttcaatcccagaGCGGTTTTCTGCCACACAACCGCAAGtcttcttaatttcataaacGTTCACTCAACAATTATGAATCTCCTTGTACTCTGGACGGTCATCGTGCTGGGGCTGGGCCCCCTCGCCGACAGTACCGGGGACGCGGGGCTCCGGGGGCTCCCGGAGAAGGAGACCCGATGTGCCGCCCTGGTGCAGGCCGCACTGAGGGAGTACCGAAAACTTCACGCGGCGGGACTCCATGATTCACCGCATGTGATTGATCTGATATTGGCAAGACTGGGAATCCCTCCGAACGACACAATTAAGACCATAGAAAGGAAGGTCTTAGATAACACCGATGAAATGGGACATGAAACCGGAAAAAAGACAGTTGTTGAGAAGACGACGGAGTCTGACGTAGCACCCAACGGAACTATAACAAAGACTTCGGAAACCACGGTCGATATAGATGAGGACGGTAAACAAAGTGGTGAAAAATCTGTGACCGAAAGTGAAACCATGACGGGACAGACTCCAGATAATGGGACCATAGCACGAACAGTGGACGTTAAAAAGGTATTGGACGAAGAGGGcaatgaaataaaggaggaagttgtTATTAAGAAGGAATTGATAGTACAACCTCCCACCAATACGACTGAGGAAAAGCCGCAGGACAATGAAGACGCAAATCTTATCGGTCCAAAAGTAGGGGCGGACGACAAAGGTGAAAACAAAACCGAGTTAAAACTTGGCGCCTCAGGAAAGAGCGACGGACCTCAGAAAGCAGAACtaacagaggaaataaaggagattctgcccggcaatataacgaatgaagtgttagttaaagagaagaaagaacagctttctccacaggaaagcaccaaggtgacatctgtggaaaggaagaatgttacagagaaggatgatggacttgagaaagtagaacgaacagaggaaataaaggagattctgcccggcaatataacgaatgaagtgttagttaaagagatgaaagaacagctttctccacaggaaagcaccaaggtgacatctgtggaaaggaagaatgttacagagaaggatgatggactaGAGATAGAAGAACgaacagaggaaataaaggagattctgcccggcaatataacgaatgaagtgttagttaaagagaaagaagaacaactttctccacaggaaagcaccaaggtgacatctgtggaaaggaagaatgttacagaaaaggatgatggacttgagaaagtagaacgaacagaggaaataaaggagattctgcccggcaatataacgaatgaagtgttagttaaagagaaagaagaacaactttctccacaggaaagcaccaaggtgacatctgtggaaaggaagaatgttacagaaaaggatgatggacttcagaaagtagaacgaacagaggaaataaaggagattctgcccggcaatataacgaatgaagtgttagttaaagagaaagaagaacaactttctccacaggaaagcaccaaggtgacatctgtggaaaggaagaatgttacagaaaaggatgatggaaaagatgtcgagaaagaaactgtaattcaaaaagaagtcgaaaagaatgtgtgtgaTAGCGACATCAAAGAAGTTCGTAACGAAAAACATCTTAATGAAacaattgaagacttgaaacaccaagtggatgacgtgaaaaacaagattaaggaagaaaaagaaaaggctgaAGAAACAAATGCTACGCGTAGCCCATGCGTCGTAAAAGAACCAAGTGCTGCCCCTATCATTCAAGAAGGTAACATCGTTGAAAAGATAGTCCCTGCTGTGACGCCGGCGAAGGTTGCCGAAAAGATTCATCCTACGGTGACGGAAGGGAAAGTCCCCGTTGAGACAAAAgagaaggttgttgagcaggctgccccttcggtgacGGAGGAGATAGTAAGCGTCTCTAAGGAGcaagaagaagtccctgttgtggcagaagagaagaaggttattgaaaagattcaTCCTACGGTGACGGAAGGGAAAGTCCCCGTTGAGACAAAAGAAAAGGttgttgagcaggctgccccttTGGTGACGGAGGAGATCGTAAGTGTCTCTAAGGAGcaagaagaagtccctgttgtggcagaagagaagaaggttattgaaaagattcaTCCTacggtgacagaaggaaaagtaccggtagtccctcaacaggaggttgttgaaaaagttgccccatcgccgacagaagaaaaagttcctgctgtgacacaagaaagggttattgagcagaatgccccacaagaaagggttattgaaaaggCTGCCCCTCCGGcgacagaagagattgtcactgtttctaaagagaaagaagaagtccctgttgttataacagaggaaaaggttcccgtcGTGACAAATCAGACAGTTGTTGAAAAGATTACTCCTCCGGcgacagaagagattgtcactgttcctaaagggaacgaagaagtccctgttgttgtaacagaggaaaaggttcccgtcGTGACAAATCAGACAGTTGTTGAAAAGATTACTCCTCCGGcgacagaagagattgtcactgttcctaaagagaaagaagaagtccctgttgttgtaacagaggaaaaggttcccgttgtgacaaatcagacagttgttgaaaagattactcctccggcgacagaagagattgtcactgttcctaaagagaaagaagaagtccctgttgttgtaacagaggaaaaggttcccgtcGTGACAAATCAGACAGTTGTTGAAAAGATTACTCCTCCGGcgacagaagagattgtcactgttcctaaagggaacgaagaagtccctgttgttgtaacagaggaaaaggttcccgttgtgacaaatcagacagttgttgaaaagattactcctccggcgacagaagagattgtcactgttcctaaagggaacgaagaagtccctgttgttgtaacagaggaaaaggttcccgtcGTGACAAATCAGACAGTTGTTGAAAAGATTACTCCTCCGGcgacagaagagattgtcactgttcctaaagggaacgaagaagtccctgttgttgaaacagaggaaaaggttcccgttgtgacaaatcagacagttgttgaaaagattactcctccggcgacagaagagattgtcactgttcctaaagggaacgaagaagtccctgttgttgaaacagaggaaaaggttcccgtcGTGACAAATCAGACAGTTGTTGAAAAGATTCATCCTCCGGcgacagaagagattgtcactgtctctaacgagaaagaagaaggccctgttgttgtaacagaggaaaaggttcccgtcGTGACAAATCAGACAGTTGTTGAAAAGATTACTCCTCCGGcgacagaagagattgtcactgtctctaacgagaaagaagaagtccctgttgttgaaacagaggaaaaggttcccgttgtgacaaatcagacagttgttgaaaagattactcctccggcgacagaagagattgtcactgttcctaaagagaaagaagaagtccctgttgttgtaacagaggaaaaggttcccgtcGTGACAAATCAGACAGTTGTTGAAAAGATTACTCCTCCGGcgacagaagagattgtcactgttcctaaagggaacgaagaagtccctgttgttgtaacagaggaaaaggttcccgtcGTGACAAATCAGACAGTTGTTGAAAAGATTCATCCTCCGGcgacagaagagattgtcactgttcctaaagggaacgaagaagtccctgttgttgtaacagaggaaaaggttcccgttgtgacaaatcagacaGTTGTTGAAAAGATTACTCCTCCGGtgacagaagagattgtcactgttcctaaagggaacgaagaagtccctgttgttgtaacagaggaaaaggttcccgttgtgacaaatcagacaGTTGTTGAAAAGATTACTCCTCCGGtgacagaagagattgtcactgttcctaaagggaacgaagaagtccctgttgttgtaacagaggaaaaggttcccgttgtgacaaatcagacGGTTGTAgaaaagattactccttccgtaacagaagaaAGAGTTGTCAATCAAAGGAAGGTTGTTGAGAAGGGTGCCCCCTCTGTCAGCGAAAGCGTAGTTTCCATtccaaagagggaggaaggagtagttGAAAGAATTGCTCCTGTTGTAAAGAAAGCAATTACAACAGAGTAGTGATACCAGgttgctgtttctcttatctATTTCATTGAACCTCACCGAACTAAATCTAACTTAACTGTATTGGCACACAAAATATGACTGCCAATTGCAATTATCCCTTTCACCTGCATTCAATTGCCTCACAACACAGGTGATCATAATAACAGGTGACAGACATACCCTAAATAagcgatagatatatagatagataattaaataGATGTCAAAatgaaatcaaaataaataaacaaataaaaaaaacttacaaatATCCCTTTCACATGCATTCAATTACCTCACAACACAAATGGACAGGTGATCATAATAACAGGTGACAGACATACCCTTACCTTGGTAGTGGACAGGACCACGACGGAGGCATGGGGGGTCTTGAAGGTGGTGACGGTGAAGGTGACGGGTGTGACGGAGGTGACGGTTACGTGGGACATGTTTGTTGTGTAGACGGGCATCGGGCGGGTTACGAATGACGTCAGCACGATCGTTGACGAGACCTCCTTCAGCCGTAGATTTTTCCGTTTAGTAAGAGCCTATACACCTATCAttattacctttcttcctttctttccttcctttcctgtccattCGTATCCTTCGGTAATCCCTTTTATAGTTCTTCCTAACACACCATTCCTCGTCTTTCCTTAGCGTTACCCATTACAGTTTAGTAAGGTCAtatattccttttacttttcccttctttacttcccacTCCCTATCCAGTCCTCTCAACATCCATTACTTACACAACATAACGTAGCCCATTACAGTTTCAAATTTCAGCTTCAGCGCGATATGGACCTTGCTGCCCAGTTCTTCAATATCACGTAACATCTGAAGAAGTAGCTACGTGATAATAATGAATAACTACTGTACTAATGATGCTTATAATTGCACATAACGGCTGACGATTTAATAAGAAGTAATACACTAACTCCACGTGAAGACGACGGTATACTCATAACAACCACAACGTACACTTAGggtggtatgctcagacgcttcctcctctcacaacaaatatttataAATGCCACAGCGGTTATTAGAAAGGTTCCCATGagggtttttttcacgttcatggtacaggagctttgtcatattaccaccagggtcataaatctacccatggaattacccacaactcctacgaaagccttatcaaatgtgggggTGTGAGCcctgaaacgtttaagaatatggccctaagACTACAACAATAATATATAATCAACCGTTCTTTGTGTGTCCGCCCGCAGACTGTCTCGCCTGGACGGGCTGGAGCACCTCACCAAGCTGGAGGTGCTGGACCTGCACGGCAACCAGCTCCACCACGTACAGGGCCTCGCGCACCTCAAGGTAACTCAAcgacgggcggggcggggcggggcggggcggggcggggatacAAGTGAGAAAAAGAGTAACAAGGGTGAGAGgcagggttaccaaattatcgtattcagccACTCAGCACGTCGTATTTTCCGGcttctgagtcacagctatcgcaaacaaacgccaataagtattgcttttaacgagaactttcACTGGAATTTCGGTATCTGTGTGGGGAGGAAGGTTTTGGGCCCtagaactgataaatgcgatgttttgagtacgataatttggcaacgctggtgagAGGTGAAAGAGAGCTAAGGTAGAAGAGGTGATTATGCTGACggtagatggaaaaaaaaaaaaaaaaaaaaaaaaaaaagaggctgaaAGTTGTAGAGGCTGAAAGTATAGGAAAAAGTGTAGAAGTTGAAATCTGTGGGTAAAAAAGGAGTACAATAGAATAAGAAATGGCAAAAATAAAGTGAGAGGTCGATGAAAAGCAAAGTATAAAGGAAAAGTACAGTGTTGAAGGTAGACTGAAAGGGATAACGTGAAGGGGTAGAAAACACAGGTAGCAAAGATGGGGTATAACAGGACAGGGAAAAGGCACAAAACGGTGAAAAGTTAACGATACAACGTGGGAGAGGCGACACGCTGGAGGTAAATGGGAGAGGTAAAGCGAACAGTTTGAAAGGGAAAAGGTAGGTATGGGTGTAAAGGTTGAAAGCACGGGTTAAGACTGGGTAAAAATAGGACAGAAGCAACGATATAGAGGGACAGATTAGGAAGggataataaagaagagaaggacaaggtGGATTTGATGTAACTAGCAAGAGATTTCGAGAACGAGCTGCGAAACTGAGAAgcagagaagaataagaaaaaagaaaactgacaaATACAGGCTGGGTAGGTCTGGGTAAGGAACAAGGGTGAAGCGATACGTAAGAACACAAAGGAGGCGGAGAATGATAACAAATATGACTAATCCAGGAGAAGAGGGACAGTGCGAGGCGTGGCTGGGCGTGCCGTCTGGTTGTATTCGAGGAAGGGGCTGCAGGGGCCAAGCAATATCGAGGGGCCAAGGGCGTGTCTGCGGCGAGATGACTGCGTGGCGTGCATCTAAacgcccctcgtgtgtgtgtgtgtgtgtgtgtgtgtgtgtgtgtgtgtgtgggccttgGTCTGCGTGCAGCACGTAAAACCTCCGCAGCCGTCGCAGTGCTTGGCGTTAATGACCTCAGAACATCGCCTCATGATACCGACCTCTCAGCCTCCGGGAAGCCCATTTAGTACCATTTGAACTCAACAAGAGGATCCGGCCAGAGcaccgcctccttcccttccttagtaCCTTATCGACACGACACTCATCAGAGTTTTCCTTGTTCTTGAAGTCGGAAAGAACACAAAAATCAGTCTCCAATATTCTTTTCAACCCACAGTCTTCCTTTCTACTCTCTTGTCTCCCTTGTTCTTGAAGTCGGAAAGAACACAAAAATCAGTCTCCAATATTCTTTTCAACCCCCTAGTCTTCCTTTTTACTCTCTTGTCTCCCTTGTTCTTGAAGTCGGAAAGAACACAAAAATCAGTCTCCAATAGTCCAAGTCTTTTCAACCCCCCCAAGCCTTCCTTTTTTACTCTCTTGTCTCCCTTGTTCTTGAAGTcagaaagaacacaaaaaaacaatcttCAATATCCTCTccgcccttcccccctcctcccagcctttcttttttactctattGCCTCCCGTGTTAGCAAAGTCGGAAAGAACACATAAACCGGTTCTTAGTGTCATTTCCGCCCCCCCACTCCAgcctttccttttcactctccccCTCCAGGCAAGTAAGAACACCCTGCTTACGCTACAGAAGCCAAAAGGAACGCATCAAAACGACAAAACGACCACCAACTTCTAAGCCACATTCACTTAGGATTCACACACACCTCAGGGCACCATCTTTCCACCGTATTCTAAGATGCCAAAAACTACACGACAATgcgttcacttcctcctccctccccaaacCTCTCCCTGATTAGTGTAGACGTAAAAGGTATATCAGAAGCCCCGCCTCCGCAGCCCTTCCAACCCCCTGCAGACACACTTCGGGGCGGCGTCTTCGTAACTTTTTAAGCTCCCGCCGAGAGCGTGTCATTCCGCTACCTCTCGCTCCCTAAGTCCCTCTTAAGACGCTGGTTAAAGCATAGGCACTGCAGGACCTAAGACGaacgagaagcaggaggagagaggaggaggaagaagaagaggaaatggaataacagaaggaggaggagaaggaaggtgactatgaagaggagaaggagaaagagaagcaggacgagaaggaggaggattatgaagtaggggagtaggaggaggaggcaagaaaatGAAGCTGAttatgaagaggtggaggaaataaaacgaagaggaagagaagaaaaaacaagagaaggaaagaagacgaagaggaagaggacgaggaagaagaggaagtaggagtCGGTAGTGTCGCGTTACCCGAAGTTCACACACGCAAGCCCCCTCACTCCCTTAATGAATAGCCGGGTCGTTTTAATGGCCTCGCAATGCGCTGTGGCCGCTGCGTCCGTGATAAAGGGCTGcggagggggggggcgagggggtcaGATGTTATACTTCGTGGACAATGGTCAGAATGGAAGAATGCAGGGTCACGTGTGGGTCCAGGAAACTATTAAGGAAGAGGCTATGCAAGGGGAACGGGGAAGCTTGCAgcggatgcggaggaggaggaggaagggcagagcTCAATAAGGAGAATTAAAATagagaggtgaaagaaaaggCTCAGAGTTCATTGTATCCATTCGCATCAATATAACTCTCGCTGAggttgtgtctgtctttctggacaaataaaaaaaaactgctgGAGAGTTCGACGATGAAGAGGGGAGAGTTGAGAATCAATCATGCCCCAAACCACCTTAAGCCAGACTATAGGCAGCCGTCTCGTCTGgcatctcctctccccctccccaccttcaGCTTCATTATTTGCTGTTAGAACTAAAAGAAAAATCCAGGAAAGCATACCAATGAACTAGGCTAGTGGGGCTGTGTTCGCCTCGTCTGTTTTCAAGTCCTGGTTACGGCCCCGGCGTTGTCCTGTGCCCTGCCTTACACTGATGAAGTTGTGCCTGTCCAGTTTAATGAAAGACCTGCTAGGGAGAGGTTGAGGATAAAAAAGGGGAGAGCTAAGGATACGTTCCCCTGTGCCCTGCCTTTGCCTTACACTAATCTCTCGGGTGCTCTTCCTAACAGAGGCTTCCAGCAGTATCCTCGCCAGACTTCTTATACGTATTAATAAGGCACACGCGAGAGAGCGGCCACTGCATCCGGAGGGTCAAGATTTACTAAACACTTCCTGCGTGTCTTGTCTCTACATAAGACTGGTTTGCGTGTACTCTTACACTGATGTGCCtcgctctgtttttctttttgatatTACTGCAGAAGTAAACTGAAGAATatacaaaatgatgatgataatgatgatgatattaaagaagaagaaaaagaaaaagaagaagaagaagaagaagaagaagaagaagaagaagaagaagaaataaaaagtagatgattacgaaaaaagaaaagaacccaTTACATGCTTTtttaattagaagaaaaaaaaagaagccgaaAAGGAAcattgaggaaaaagaggaagaggagacggtggaagaagagaagaaaaaagagagggagcagaaggagaatgaagacgaGGAGAACAGCAGAAGAATCATCAGAAAACAAGCCCCAAtgcatgtgttgtgtgtgtgtgatgtttgcgCGGCTGCACCCACACGGCAACGCGGCACTACACATAGCTCACGGCCAGCCCGCCATCCTGAAGGGAGGCTGAAGAGACGGGCGCACGCAGCCGGCCCGCAGAGCTGCCCCGGGACACGCAGAAGGAcgctcccccttccctcacccacacacaaaaGACATTCAGGTCAACCAACTCACACGtacataaaagaggaagaaaaaagaatcacCACGTCCGTAAAAATTGGCTCCCCGTTACAGTATATGGTTACACACATTCTGACGACCATGAAAATGATGGACAAAGGACATTGAGGTTAACCAACTATACGTGCATAAAGgaagacgacgaaaaaaaaaagataaaaaaaagccacCACGTCAGTTAAAATTGTCTTCCAGTTAATGAAAATGGTCACAAACTTATACATTCTGACCATGAAAATGATACACAAAGGACATTCAAACATTCTAGTCAAGCAATTCACACGtgcataaaagaagaagaaaaaaaatcaccacgtTAGTAAATAATGGCTGCCCGTTAAAGAAAATGGTCACAATCTTATATAAACTGATGACCATTAATTAAGCTGATTCAATGAACACCTTTACTACTGTGCGTGGGGACATTATCTCTTTCCTCGTATCCCTCGGCCCCTTTCATTAGCTAATTGGCGGGTGGCGTAGTCCCGTGCCGCCGTTAATTCAACTTCAAACACAAATAGAGATCAACATTTATAGCCTACTGGTGCCGGGTCACATATTTCCGAAGTGTATGCGTGATTGGCACCTCCCCGCGCCGCTGAGCCCTGGGTGACGCGTGGGTCGCAGCTCAcaaaatatagaagaagaagaagaagaagaagaagaagaagaagaagaagaagaagaagaagaagaagaagaaaatgaaaaagaaaaagaaaaagaacacaaatattagtaatagaaaaagaagaagaagaagaagaagaagaagaagaagaagagaagaaaagaaaaaaaaagaacccattacattcttttttttacctttaattttcttcttccaataaaaaaaatcatttaatggaatcgtttctttttctcttcttcttataaCCACGTAATCCTCTTCTAATTATTCTCAGTGTATTCCCAAGCAGAAAATATACATTTGCGTGAGAAAATCTACCCTaacccaagctaacctaacctaatccaactcaCCAAAACCTAAACCGGGTCGAGTGCCGAGCAGCGCTACAGTTCATGAATATACTGGCGGATGCCATGTCTTGTCAGCACTCCCTGAAGCTGCCACGACACCTGCTAGCCTCGCAGGAGTCCTCTTGCCGCGGCCCTTACTTGTGTCACCTTTTGAAGCCGGGCGTTCCTACCTCTTCCTCACGTGGCTAATTGAGGTGTTTGGAAAGTGCATGCCTAACGAAGGATAACTGGGGTCTATGTGAGGTAGGGCTGGAGGGAGCTAGAGGGGTTTGGGGGAGGTTAGTGGTGGGGCATTTATGTAACGCGGGCT
This region includes:
- the LOC127009030 gene encoding titin homolog isoform X39; translated protein: MNLLVLWTVIVLGLGPLADSTGDAGLRGLPEKETRCAALVQAALREYRKLHAAGLHDSPHVIDLILARLGIPPNDTIKTIERKVLDNTDEMGHETGKKTVVEKTTESDVAPNGTITKTSETTVDIDEDGKQSGEKSVTESETMTGQTPDNGTIARTVDVKKVLDEEGNEIKEEVVIKKELIVQPPTNTTEEKPQDNEDANLIGPKVGADDKGENKTELKLGASGKSDGPQKAELTEEIKEILPGNITNEVLVKEKKEQLSPQESTKVTSVERKNVTEKDDGKDVEKETVIQKEVEKNVCDSDIKEVRNEKHLNETIEDLKHQVDDVKNKIKEEKEKAEETNATRSPCVVKEPSAAPIIQEGNIVEKIVPAVTPAKVAEKIHPTVTEGKVPVETKEKVVEQAAPSVTEEIVSVSKEQEEVPVVAEEKKVIEKIHPTVTEGKVPVETKEKVVEQAAPLVTEEIVSVSKEQEEVPVVAEEKKVIEKIHPTVTEGKVPVVPQQEVVEKVAPSPTEEKVPAVTQERVIEQNAPQERVIEKAAPPATEEIVTVSKEKEEVPVVITEEKVPVVTNQTVVEKITPPATEEIVTVPKGNEEVPVVVTEEKVPVVTNQTVVEKITPPATEEIVTVPKEKEEVPVVVTEEKVPVVTNQTVVEKITPPATEEIVTVPKEKEEVPVVVTEEKVPVVTNQTVVEKITPPATEEIVTVPKGNEEVPVVVTEEKVPVVTNQTVVEKITPPATEEIVTVPKGNEEVPVVVTEEKVPVVTNQTVVEKITPPATEEIVTVPKGNEEVPVVETEEKVPVVTNQTVVEKITPPATEEIVTVPKGNEEVPVVETEEKVPVVTNQTVVEKIHPPATEEIVTVSNEKEEGPVVVTEEKVPVVTNQTVVEKITPPATEEIVTVSNEKEEVPVVETEEKVPVVTNQTVVEKITPPATEEIVTVPKEKEEVPVVVTEEKVPVVTNQTVVEKITPPATEEIVTVPKGNEEVPVVVTEEKVPVVTNQTVVEKITPPVTEEIVTVPKGNEEVPVVVTEEKVPVVTNQTVVEKITPPVTEEIVTVPKGNEEVPVVVTEEKVPVVTNQTVVEKITPSVTEERVVNQRKVVEKGAPSVSESVVSIPKREEGVVERIAPVVKKAITTE
- the LOC127009030 gene encoding titin homolog isoform X26, which encodes MNLLVLWTVIVLGLGPLADSTGDAGLRGLPEKETRCAALVQAALREYRKLHAAGLHDSPHVIDLILARLGIPPNDTIKTIERKVLDNTDEMGHETGKKTVVEKTTESDVAPNGTITKTSETTVDIDEDGKQSGEKSVTESETMTGQTPDNGTIARTVDVKKVLDEEGNEIKEEVVIKKELIVQPPTNTTEEKPQDNEDANLIGPKVGADDKGENKTELKLGASGKSDGPQKAELTEEIKEILPGNITNEVLVKEKKEQLSPQESTKVTSVERKNVTEKDDGLQKVERTEEIKEILPGNITNEVLVKEKEEQLSPQESTKVTSVERKNVTEKDDGKDVEKETVIQKEVEKNVCDSDIKEVRNEKHLNETIEDLKHQVDDVKNKIKEEKEKAEETNATRSPCVVKEPSAAPIIQEGNIVEKIVPAVTPAKVAEKIHPTVTEGKVPVETKEKVVEQAAPSVTEEIVSVSKEQEEVPVVAEEKKVIEKIHPTVTEGKVPVETKEKVVEQAAPLVTEEIVSVSKEQEEVPVVAEEKKVIEKIHPTVTEGKVPVVPQQEVVEKVAPSPTEEKVPAVTQERVIEQNAPQERVIEKAAPPATEEIVTVSKEKEEVPVVITEEKVPVVTNQTVVEKITPPATEEIVTVPKGNEEVPVVVTEEKVPVVTNQTVVEKITPPATEEIVTVPKEKEEVPVVVTEEKVPVVTNQTVVEKITPPATEEIVTVPKEKEEVPVVVTEEKVPVVTNQTVVEKITPPATEEIVTVPKGNEEVPVVVTEEKVPVVTNQTVVEKITPPATEEIVTVPKGNEEVPVVVTEEKVPVVTNQTVVEKITPPATEEIVTVPKGNEEVPVVETEEKVPVVTNQTVVEKITPPATEEIVTVPKGNEEVPVVETEEKVPVVTNQTVVEKIHPPATEEIVTVSNEKEEGPVVVTEEKVPVVTNQTVVEKITPPATEEIVTVSNEKEEVPVVETEEKVPVVTNQTVVEKITPPATEEIVTVPKEKEEVPVVVTEEKVPVVTNQTVVEKITPPATEEIVTVPKGNEEVPVVVTEEKVPVVTNQTVVEKITPPVTEEIVTVPKGNEEVPVVVTEEKVPVVTNQTVVEKITPPVTEEIVTVPKGNEEVPVVVTEEKVPVVTNQTVVEKITPSVTEERVVNQRKVVEKGAPSVSESVVSIPKREEGVVERIAPVVKKAITTE